A region from the Geobacillus vulcani PSS1 genome encodes:
- the hpaB gene encoding 4-hydroxyphenylacetate 3-monooxygenase, oxygenase component, whose amino-acid sequence MAISNGTQYIERIDNLRSNVWINGAQVEGKLSEHPAFAGVMRSQARLYDAQHHPNKQPVLTFRTSTGELAGAAFLRPTTKDDLEHRRLAFQEWARLTAGMMGRSPDYMNTAVMALASAADFFGQQHPSYAEHIEHLYERAINNDLSFTHTFVNPQVNRSLGYMEEDGEPIAAKVIRETTDGLVIKGARLLATQGGMTDELLVLPAGGTLLGDEYMYAFSIPSNTPGLKFICRPSFAAGASSFDAPLSAHFDEIDAVVVFDDVLVPWDRIFFYKNAWVAKELDEETHLGIMLLHQVLARRIVKTEFFLGTVELLSESIQIGGYQHVQEKIGEIAAALEALRGMLLAAELHAKPDRRGTMVPDPAPLYAAAFLYPRLYPRFADIVQLLGASGLVCLPTEADFSSPLRPDLDRYLQAATLPAEQRVQLFRFAWDLAMSAFGTRQTLYERFFFGDPARFATTFYHRYDREACAQMVRRFLDSEQR is encoded by the coding sequence ATGGCCATTAGTAACGGAACCCAATATATCGAGCGCATTGACAATCTTCGGTCAAATGTATGGATCAACGGCGCTCAGGTCGAGGGAAAGCTGTCGGAACACCCGGCTTTTGCCGGCGTGATGCGAAGCCAAGCGCGCTTATATGACGCCCAGCACCATCCAAACAAACAGCCGGTGCTGACGTTCCGCACATCGACGGGGGAGCTGGCCGGCGCGGCGTTTTTGCGGCCGACGACAAAAGACGATCTCGAACACCGGCGCCTGGCGTTCCAAGAATGGGCGCGCTTGACAGCGGGGATGATGGGGCGGTCTCCCGACTACATGAACACCGCCGTGATGGCGCTCGCTTCCGCGGCCGATTTTTTCGGGCAGCAGCACCCGTCCTACGCCGAACATATCGAACACCTCTATGAGCGGGCGATCAACAACGACTTGTCGTTCACCCATACGTTTGTCAACCCGCAAGTGAACCGTTCCCTCGGCTATATGGAAGAAGACGGCGAGCCGATCGCCGCCAAAGTGATCCGCGAAACGACAGACGGACTCGTCATCAAAGGCGCGCGCCTGCTCGCCACTCAAGGCGGCATGACTGACGAACTTCTCGTTTTGCCGGCCGGCGGGACGCTTCTTGGCGATGAATACATGTACGCGTTTTCGATTCCGAGCAACACGCCGGGGTTGAAGTTCATCTGCCGCCCTTCTTTTGCTGCTGGCGCCTCTTCGTTTGACGCCCCGCTCAGCGCGCACTTTGATGAAATCGACGCCGTTGTCGTATTTGATGATGTGCTCGTTCCGTGGGATCGGATCTTTTTCTACAAAAACGCATGGGTGGCCAAAGAGCTGGATGAAGAAACCCATTTGGGCATTATGCTGCTGCACCAAGTGCTGGCGCGGCGCATCGTGAAAACCGAATTTTTCCTTGGAACGGTGGAGCTGCTCAGCGAATCCATCCAAATTGGCGGATACCAGCATGTGCAAGAAAAAATCGGGGAAATCGCCGCCGCCCTTGAAGCGCTTCGGGGAATGCTTCTCGCCGCCGAGCTCCACGCGAAACCGGACCGGCGCGGCACCATGGTGCCCGATCCTGCCCCGCTTTACGCTGCCGCCTTTTTGTATCCGCGCTTGTACCCGCGCTTTGCCGACATCGTTCAGCTGCTTGGCGCCAGCGGGCTTGTCTGCCTGCCGACGGAAGCTGACTTTTCTTCCCCGCTCCGCCCGGATTTGGACCGGTATTTGCAGGCAGCGACGCTTCCGGCCGAACAGCGGGTGCAGCTGTTCCGCTTCGCCTGGGATCTGGCGATGAGCGCCTTCGGGACGCGGCAGACGCTGTACGAACGGTTTTTCTTCGGCGATCCAGCCCGGTTTGCGACAACCTTTTACCATCGCTACGACCGGGAAGCATGCGCCCAAATGGTGCGACGGTTTTTGGACAGCGAACAACGTTGA